A window from Blastocatellia bacterium encodes these proteins:
- a CDS encoding VWA domain-containing protein gives MKLWMLSLVCILAGVSVAAAQANVRSPAETGVRNVILPVILEAGSELDPTAIAREQFELYDGGVPQQIEYFRPDYSPARIVVLVDNTERLQASLDDLSKAVKALAAHLYQGDQMMLVAYDEQPEVIEEFTDDRKKLQAGTALFRIKGSPRLLDAIADIITAVFRQQVGVTKRVLILISDGYDWQSKTPFNVVLDNLKRESIVVYVLQAADRTHGASRRFGPKPAEVVQKLTQMTGGRAFPLKDASDAAQHILQELAERWYQLSYKPREVNIHNNRRLLLIANNPKIRLRTRQEQPGIRF, from the coding sequence ATGAAATTATGGATGCTCTCGTTGGTGTGCATACTGGCGGGCGTCAGCGTAGCCGCTGCGCAAGCCAACGTTCGATCACCAGCAGAGACCGGCGTTAGAAACGTCATCCTGCCGGTGATTCTGGAAGCGGGCAGCGAGCTTGATCCGACGGCCATCGCGCGCGAGCAGTTTGAGTTGTATGACGGTGGTGTGCCGCAGCAGATCGAATACTTTCGGCCTGATTATTCTCCAGCCAGAATCGTCGTTCTGGTGGATAACACCGAACGCTTGCAAGCCAGCCTTGACGATTTGAGCAAAGCAGTCAAAGCATTGGCCGCCCATTTGTATCAAGGCGATCAGATGATGTTGGTCGCTTACGACGAACAGCCTGAAGTGATTGAAGAGTTCACCGACGACCGTAAGAAGTTGCAAGCAGGCACGGCGCTGTTTCGCATCAAGGGGTCTCCTCGGCTGCTGGACGCGATTGCAGACATCATCACCGCTGTCTTCCGTCAGCAAGTGGGCGTGACCAAGCGCGTGTTAATTCTGATCAGCGACGGTTACGATTGGCAAAGTAAGACGCCGTTCAATGTTGTCCTGGACAATCTCAAACGCGAAAGCATCGTCGTCTATGTGCTGCAAGCGGCCGATCGCACGCATGGCGCGTCACGCCGCTTTGGACCTAAGCCAGCCGAGGTGGTGCAGAAACTCACCCAAATGACCGGCGGACGCGCCTTCCCACTGAAGGACGCGAGCGACGCCGCTCAACATATTTTGCAAGAACTGGCTGAACGTTGGTATCAACTTTCCTACAAGCCCAGAGAGGTTAATATCCATAATAATCGTCGGTTGCTCCTGATTGCGAACAATCCCAAGATACGGCTGCGCACACGCCAGGAACAGCCTGGCATACGGTTTTAG
- a CDS encoding zinc ribbon domain-containing protein produces the protein MPIYEYECTKCGQRIEVMRKMTDPPLKRCRRCSGKLERLLSPVGFQFKGSGWYITDYARKGSGDSKSSDGKAESKSEPKSQSETKSAATPETKTDSKAL, from the coding sequence ATGCCGATCTACGAGTATGAATGCACCAAATGCGGCCAACGGATTGAAGTCATGCGCAAGATGACCGACCCGCCACTGAAGCGCTGTCGCCGATGCAGCGGCAAGCTAGAGCGGTTACTCTCGCCGGTCGGCTTTCAGTTCAAAGGCAGTGGCTGGTACATCACGGATTACGCCCGCAAAGGGAGCGGTGACTCCAAATCGTCTGACGGCAAAGCCGAATCAAAATCCGAACCCAAGAGTCAAAGCGAGACCAAGAGCGCGGCCACGCCTGAGACGAAAACCGATAGCAAAGCCTTATAA
- a CDS encoding P1 family peptidase, protein MDASSGSITDVVGVKVGQFTDTRRPTGCTVVLVEAGAVAGVDVRGGAPGTRETDLLYPINLVQQVHAVVLSGGSAFGLDAASGVVQYLEERGIGFDTRLPNVPKVPIVPAAILFDLQLGDPSIRPTGESGYKACQAARTGAVAQGNVGAGAGATVGKVLGPTRAMKAGLGTASIRLADGVVVGAIVAVNAWGQVSDPVTGRLLAGVRSADGQRLINVIEQIKSGVPMESLTEGQNTTIGVVATNAALSKSQATVVAQMAHDGLARTINPVHSPLDGDTIFALATGDHPEPVNVALVGAIAAEVMAQAVVNAVLHAESLPGLPGCKEIASYLLES, encoded by the coding sequence ATGGACGCATCATCCGGTTCAATCACAGATGTAGTCGGCGTCAAAGTCGGACAATTCACAGATACACGCCGGCCAACGGGCTGCACCGTCGTGCTGGTCGAAGCGGGCGCCGTGGCTGGCGTTGATGTACGCGGCGGCGCGCCGGGAACGCGCGAAACAGACTTGCTGTATCCGATCAATCTTGTCCAACAAGTTCACGCCGTCGTGTTATCGGGAGGAAGCGCTTTTGGTTTGGATGCCGCGTCGGGCGTCGTCCAATATCTGGAAGAACGTGGCATTGGATTTGACACGCGGCTCCCCAACGTTCCCAAAGTGCCGATTGTGCCTGCCGCGATCCTCTTCGACTTGCAACTGGGCGACCCGTCTATTCGACCAACAGGCGAATCCGGCTACAAGGCTTGTCAAGCAGCCAGGACTGGCGCGGTCGCTCAAGGCAATGTCGGCGCCGGCGCTGGCGCAACTGTGGGCAAAGTGCTTGGCCCGACACGGGCGATGAAAGCGGGACTGGGCACGGCCAGCATTCGCTTGGCCGACGGCGTCGTTGTTGGCGCGATTGTGGCCGTCAATGCGTGGGGTCAGGTCTCTGACCCGGTGACAGGCCGACTGCTGGCCGGTGTACGATCAGCGGATGGTCAACGCCTGATCAACGTCATTGAACAGATCAAATCTGGTGTCCCCATGGAGAGCCTCACCGAAGGCCAGAACACCACAATTGGTGTGGTTGCTACCAACGCCGCGCTAAGCAAATCACAAGCTACCGTGGTGGCGCAGATGGCGCATGATGGCTTGGCGCGAACGATCAACCCGGTTCATTCACCGCTGGATGGCGACACCATCTTCGCTCTCGCTACCGGGGATCATCCCGAGCCGGTCAATGTTGCTCTCGTCGGCGCCATCGCTGCTGAAGTCATGGCGCAGGCCGTCGTCAATGCCGTTCTGCATGCTGAGAGCTTGCCGGGCTTGCCCGGTTGCAAGGAGATCGCCTCTTACCTTCTGGAGAGTTGA